Part of the Penicillium digitatum chromosome 4, complete sequence genome is shown below.
TGCATACTTCTTTCTCTTGTCCTAGACTGAGCCCAGCCGCAGGCCACTCCTATCAAGTAGCGGAACGTCCACGTGCTTGGTACTTTGCGGGCTCAGCCGGGGTATTGTTGCTGGAGTGATGTGACACCCTATTGCTTGATTGatttcaatttttcttgGTCTTTGGGATGTAATCATTTGGTAGTTGAGCTCACAATGTATTGCTTAGTGCCATGAGAAATGTCAAGTTGTGTCATGGGTAGTCACAGTGTGATGATTCACTTGGGGCTACATCGTAGACATCGGCTCTAAGCAGACTTCAAGAGATTTGAAGAAAGATATGCTTACAAAACCAATGGCATCCGAATAGACTTGACAAACAACAACCCCGGATGGGAGAAAAGATAAATTCTTGGTATAATACAACAGGCTCATACCAGACATATGTATAGTGTACAAGATCAaaccaaagaaaaagaaacacaaaaagacaaaaaagaagatCCCAACTCCCATCCAAGCGGTACAGACCAGACAAATCCCTGGTTCAACCCGGAAATCCACAAGCCCAACTACTTCTTTCCAGTGAACTTGGTCTtcttctcgggcgggggcGGCGCCTCATTCTGCCCGAAAGCGCTAATCAAATCAAGCAAGTtatcctcctcctcctgcTCCACCTTAGCCTGAGCCTTGGCCTCCGCCTCGGCCTGCTTAGCAGCAACAGGGTCCTTCGCCGCCGTCTCTCCTTCAACAGGCGCGCTGGCATCATAGCTGCGACCGAATCTGGCACGGAAAGCCGCGAGACGACCcgcctcatcttcctcgacgTTCATCAGCTTGCTGCTGGATGGGTTCCAGAGGAGGGAGTTGCGCGTGTCGCGCGTGGAACGGTAAATCGGGGCTGGCGAGGTCGTGCGGTGAGTGAAGGTGCTGCCGTCAGAGAGGGTGATGAGCTGTGTGAAGGTGTAGGGGCGCTTGGGGCGACGGAGGAGAGTTGCATGTCGGCATTGAGAGCAGACGAAGGTCGTGCTGCTCGATTGCGTGGGGAGTCTTGTAGGAAGGATGGTGGTTGTTGAGTTGATGATTGTGGCCGCGGTGCGGCGGAGGGAGGTGTGCATTGACATGTTGGATGGGTCAGTTCAACAATGCCCGAGGTAAATGACAATGGGGATTGTTGAGGTGGGTGGAGGTTGACGGGGCCGCAATGCTATCGGGGAGGTTGCGGAGGTTGTGAAGTTGATGCTATAGCAGAGAAATTATCGCGGGTTATGTAAGCGGATCTGTTCCGTTCGGGATTTTCGATGTTAAGCATGACTTCTTATTGCCCTGTGTCTCTGTGagtctctcttctttttcctggGAAATTAGACATGATATGGAAAAGTCTGGGAAATCTGTGATTTTGAAACTTGCGTGACTCCCTGAGCACCTTTCACACCTCCGTCAATTCTAGGCCGGCGGGATGAAGCTCGCCTTTCCAGTCGCGCATGGGACTGCTCGGACAGGACTCGGAGGTAGGCCGTCATGATGTGTTTTCGAGTGCTTCTGTCAAGTGTGCTAATGGAAACCATTTAGAATTATCACACATTACGAACTCTACACCCTTATTCCTGGGAGCACATCTCTTCCTCCGAACCTCTCCGCCTGCACCACTTAACCCATACCGCCCACGATGCGATCACCGACGATATACTAGCAACGGCCCAACCCCTCTAAAAGAAACAGCTTGCACGGGGAAAGCCAGCACACCATCCAATGCAGACACTGTGCCACAATCTTCAACACCTACGATATCTATATCCGACCAAGTCCGCCTCCTCATGCGTCGAGTCCCCTACCCCGTCGCAATCATAACAGCAACCGATCCCTCCGGCCCAGAAAATACCACATCTTTCCGCGGCATGACAGTCTCCTCCTTCAACACTGTCACTCTCACCCCGCACCCTGTGATCTCTTTCAACGTGCGCCGCCCATCGGAGACATTGAATGCGCTACTTGCTTCGCGCCGGTTCCTGGTTCATTTGCTTGCACCGGGTCCGGCGACTGCGACTTTAGCTAGAGATTTCTCTAAGGGGAATGTCACTCTCGCTGCAATGTTGAAAGGACATGGGGATTTTGAGCT
Proteins encoded:
- a CDS encoding mitochondrial 54S ribosomal protein bL31m is translated as MSMHTSLRRTAATIINSTTTILPTRLPTQSSSTTFVCSQCRHATLLRRPKRPYTFTQLITLSDGSTFTHRTTSPAPIYRSTRDTRNSLLWNPSSSKLMNVEEDEAGRLAAFRARFGRSYDASAPVEGETAAKDPVAAKQAEAEAKAQAKVEQEEEDNLLDLISAFGQNEAPPPPEKKTKFTGKK
- a CDS encoding putative oxidoreductase; amino-acid sequence: MKLAFPVAHGTARTGLGELSHITNSTPLFLGAHLFLRTSPPAPLNPYRPRCDHRRYTSNGPTPLKETACTGKASTPSNADTVPQSSTPTISISDQVRLLMRRVPYPVAIITATDPSGPENTTSFRGMTVSSFNTVTLTPHPVISFNVRRPSETLNALLASRRFLVHLLAPGPATATLARDFSKGNVTLAAMLKGHGDFELAALPTENEDGHFQRPLPILQRRADAAAASDGVDFPFVFECTLHPEKIDVHDHSIVLGTVVRAIEGSGSVSAQGLDGKALGEHSPERLCLAYANTKFWRMGGEL